The Lasioglossum baleicum chromosome 7, iyLasBale1, whole genome shotgun sequence genomic sequence attctgaaaaaaaattgatatattttCTCAATAATATTTGGTTCGTTCCAACACTTTGTAACTTCAATGgaataattattacattaatttTGCAGACATGGAGCAAATCGGAGAACAACCTGTGTCTTTAGAGGGTTTCAATCCTCTTACAATTATCATGGAAGTTCTTGGAGCTATATTGATAATCTTCGTTGCTGTTTGGTGTAACAATTATAGAGGTGGTTTTGCTTGGAGATCTAATCCAATGTTAGAATTTAATTGGCATCCTTTGTTAATGGTGATTGGATTTGTCTTCCTTTATGCAAATGGTACTGTTTTGAGttcttataattattaaaatcaaGCCTATCTTCATTTCATGTTTTGTTTAATGTTCCTCATGCTTTCAGGGATGTTGATATATAGAACTCAAAGAAACGCTCGAAAACGTCGCCTGAAGTTAATTCACGGCAGCATAATGCTATTAATAATTGTATTAGTAATAATTGCTCTAGTCGCTGTGTTTGATAGTCACAACTTAAATCCAAAGCCAATTCCAAACATGTACAGTCTCCACAGTTGGGTCGGACTTACTAGTGTAATTTTGTTCTGCTGCCAGGTATGAGAGAAATGATGTTTATGATTTGAATAGTATGTAATTCcattcaaattattattataatattttgaaaCTTTATGTGACGAGTACAACAATGAATTGTTGTAATGTTTCAGTGGGTTGCTGGATTTTCGTCTTTTTTCTACCCTGGATTACAAGTTCCGCTACGTGCATCCTATATGCCCATTCATGTATACTTTGGTATTGCAGGCTTTGTTGGTGTAATTGCCTCTTGTCTTTTGGGTCTTAATGAAAAGGCCATCTTCACATTAAAGTAAGTAGTTTCTTAGTCCTTACCATCCATGTAAAATTTGCACTTTTTCATTATAATAGATTCAtatcttatttaatataatattttatataatttttagtggcgattACTCAAAGCTTGTAGGCGAAGCTCTCGTGATTAATGTAATTGGACTCCTAATAGTTCTCTTTGGTGGAGTGACTGTTTATCTAGTATCACAGCAACGATACAAGCGCGTTCCCAAACCTGAAGACGAATCTCTAGTTAGAGGAACAAGTCAGTAAACACTGATGACAGCACAAAAATTCGAAAacatttctaaattttccaaggAAAGTCCTTGATATATTTATGTATGGTATATATCTATAATAatctatatatatctatatatacatatcagaTCTTCCACATTTTTATGctatttacaaaatatttgaaTCGTTTATATACACAGTTtcaat encodes the following:
- the LOC143210274 gene encoding transmembrane ascorbate-dependent reductase CYB561 isoform X2, which translates into the protein MKDMEQIGEQPVSLEGFNPLTIIMEVLGAILIIFVAVWCNNYRGGFAWRSNPMLEFNWHPLLMVIGFVFLYANGMLIYRTQRNARKRRLKLIHGSIMLLIIVLVIIALVAVFDSHNLNPKPIPNMYSLHSWVGLTSVILFCCQWVAGFSSFFYPGLQVPLRASYMPIHVYFGIAGFVGVIASCLLGLNEKAIFTLNGDYSKLVGEALVINVIGLLIVLFGGVTVYLVSQQRYKRVPKPEDESLVRGTSQ
- the LOC143210274 gene encoding transmembrane ascorbate-dependent reductase CYB561 isoform X1, with amino-acid sequence MPTDYPYDYQVCLDMEQIGEQPVSLEGFNPLTIIMEVLGAILIIFVAVWCNNYRGGFAWRSNPMLEFNWHPLLMVIGFVFLYANGMLIYRTQRNARKRRLKLIHGSIMLLIIVLVIIALVAVFDSHNLNPKPIPNMYSLHSWVGLTSVILFCCQWVAGFSSFFYPGLQVPLRASYMPIHVYFGIAGFVGVIASCLLGLNEKAIFTLNGDYSKLVGEALVINVIGLLIVLFGGVTVYLVSQQRYKRVPKPEDESLVRGTSQ
- the LOC143210274 gene encoding transmembrane ascorbate-dependent reductase CYB561 isoform X3, which produces MEQIGEQPVSLEGFNPLTIIMEVLGAILIIFVAVWCNNYRGGFAWRSNPMLEFNWHPLLMVIGFVFLYANGMLIYRTQRNARKRRLKLIHGSIMLLIIVLVIIALVAVFDSHNLNPKPIPNMYSLHSWVGLTSVILFCCQWVAGFSSFFYPGLQVPLRASYMPIHVYFGIAGFVGVIASCLLGLNEKAIFTLNGDYSKLVGEALVINVIGLLIVLFGGVTVYLVSQQRYKRVPKPEDESLVRGTSQ